In Alphaproteobacteria bacterium, a single window of DNA contains:
- a CDS encoding ATP-dependent DNA helicase, giving the protein MTAGHQVAVPQVPTLSVAGRAAAWLSPDGEIALTDLAEAQRRGDQPVMVCHARNTARRLGRKALRAADVLELYAFVRPARFLLPTAGGLAEALDLSAPESLEDEPLVVHQAVVLLLEEMTRESGNEHLLALAATLSTAGWAWSRTVLQALGGDNETTGRARRGSGLEAWARLPEWQEQAPLPAPGNHPVAPQAARRQLAALLGQGAEERPQQRDYCAAAAAAFAPRQEIDAPHVVLAEAGTGVGKTLGYIAPASLWARKNGAAVWLSTFTKNLQRQIDQELDRLYPDPKDKAQRVVVRKGRENYLCLLNLEEEAGRATLGGGAVALGLMARWAEQSRDGDMVGGDFPSWLSHLLGPEHTLGLTDRRGECLYSACAHYRKCFIERAQRKARRAELVIANHALSMIQAVQAGDTRELPTRYVFDEGHHVFDAADSAFSAHLSGHEAAELRRWIRGSEAGRRRRARGFERRLGDLVAGEAAAETAMSGAIRAAAALPGEGWLGRLGGAAAQGPAETFLARVRDQVEARQPGRDNGYSLEAGTEAPLDGLPQAARQLERALHGLAGPLGTLKRLLAAQLDNQADELDSALRGRIEAACRGLQHRLDTVAAWRAMLQDIGGAPPEDFVDWYQIERSQGRVVDIGLRRHWIDPTQPFAEVVLERCHGALVTSASLRDEAGDSEDWASAEIRTGALHLALPASRVSLPSPFDYATQTRIFVVNDVRRDSPDQIGAAYRELFLAAGGGALGLFTAISRLRQVHQRLAEPLDRAGLALYAQHVDEIDTSTLVDIFRAETDSCLLGTDAVRDGVDVPGRSLRMIVFDRVPWPRPDILHKARRTAFGGNRYDDMLTRLRLKQAFGRLLRRAGDRGVFVMLDSRLPTRLTSAFPESVTVERLGLAEVVARCGEFLAEKDGG; this is encoded by the coding sequence ATGACTGCCGGCCACCAAGTCGCCGTTCCCCAGGTGCCGACCCTGAGCGTCGCCGGCCGGGCCGCCGCCTGGCTCTCGCCGGATGGCGAAATCGCGCTCACCGACCTGGCCGAAGCCCAGCGCCGGGGGGACCAGCCGGTGATGGTCTGCCACGCCAGGAACACGGCCCGGCGGCTGGGCCGCAAGGCCTTGCGGGCGGCCGACGTGCTGGAGCTTTACGCCTTCGTGCGGCCGGCGCGGTTCCTCTTGCCGACGGCCGGCGGATTGGCCGAGGCGCTTGACCTGAGCGCGCCCGAAAGCCTCGAGGACGAGCCCCTGGTGGTGCACCAGGCCGTGGTTCTGTTGCTCGAGGAAATGACCCGAGAGAGCGGCAACGAACACCTACTGGCGCTGGCGGCCACGCTGTCGACGGCCGGCTGGGCCTGGTCGCGAACGGTGCTGCAAGCATTGGGTGGAGATAACGAAACGACGGGCCGAGCCCGCCGCGGCAGCGGCCTCGAGGCCTGGGCGCGGTTACCCGAGTGGCAGGAACAGGCGCCGCTGCCGGCGCCCGGCAACCACCCGGTGGCGCCCCAGGCGGCGCGCCGCCAGCTCGCCGCGCTGCTCGGCCAGGGCGCCGAGGAGCGGCCCCAGCAGCGCGACTACTGCGCCGCCGCCGCCGCCGCCTTCGCCCCGCGCCAGGAGATCGACGCCCCCCACGTGGTGCTGGCCGAGGCCGGCACCGGGGTGGGCAAGACGCTGGGCTACATTGCACCCGCCAGCCTCTGGGCGCGTAAGAACGGCGCCGCCGTCTGGCTCTCGACCTTTACCAAGAACCTGCAGCGCCAGATCGACCAGGAACTCGACCGCCTCTACCCCGATCCCAAGGACAAGGCCCAGCGCGTTGTGGTGCGCAAGGGCCGCGAGAACTATCTTTGCCTGCTCAATCTCGAGGAAGAAGCCGGCCGGGCCACGCTGGGCGGCGGCGCCGTGGCGCTCGGCCTGATGGCGCGCTGGGCCGAACAGAGCCGCGACGGCGACATGGTGGGCGGCGATTTCCCCTCCTGGCTGAGCCACCTGTTAGGGCCCGAACATACGCTGGGGCTGACCGACCGGCGCGGCGAGTGCCTCTATTCGGCCTGTGCGCACTATCGCAAGTGCTTCATCGAGCGGGCCCAGCGCAAGGCCCGGCGGGCCGAGCTGGTGATCGCCAACCATGCCCTTTCCATGATCCAGGCGGTGCAAGCCGGAGATACGCGCGAGTTGCCGACGCGCTACGTCTTCGACGAGGGCCACCACGTCTTCGACGCCGCCGACAGCGCCTTTTCGGCCCACCTTTCAGGCCACGAGGCAGCCGAACTGAGGCGCTGGATCCGCGGCAGCGAAGCCGGCCGGCGGCGCCGTGCCCGCGGCTTCGAGCGCCGCCTTGGCGATCTCGTGGCCGGCGAAGCGGCGGCCGAGACGGCCATGAGCGGCGCCATCCGTGCCGCCGCCGCATTGCCCGGCGAGGGCTGGCTGGGACGGCTCGGCGGCGCCGCGGCCCAGGGTCCGGCCGAGACCTTCCTGGCCCGCGTGCGCGATCAGGTCGAGGCCCGCCAGCCCGGCCGTGACAACGGCTATAGCCTCGAGGCCGGCACCGAGGCGCCGCTCGACGGCCTGCCCCAGGCGGCACGACAACTCGAGCGCGCGCTGCACGGCCTGGCCGGCCCGCTCGGCACCCTCAAGCGCCTGCTGGCGGCGCAGCTCGACAACCAGGCCGATGAGCTCGACAGCGCTCTCAGGGGCCGCATCGAGGCCGCCTGTCGCGGCCTCCAGCACCGCCTCGACACCGTCGCCGCCTGGCGCGCCATGCTGCAGGACATCGGGGGCGCCCCGCCCGAGGACTTCGTCGACTGGTACCAGATCGAGCGCAGCCAGGGCCGCGTCGTCGACATCGGCCTGAGGCGCCACTGGATCGATCCCACACAACCCTTCGCCGAGGTCGTGCTGGAACGCTGCCACGGTGCGCTGGTGACCTCGGCCAGCCTGCGCGACGAGGCCGGCGACAGCGAGGACTGGGCCAGCGCAGAGATACGCACCGGCGCTCTCCATCTAGCGCTGCCGGCCAGCCGGGTCAGCCTGCCCTCGCCTTTCGATTACGCCACCCAGACCCGCATTTTCGTGGTCAACGACGTGCGCCGCGACAGCCCCGACCAGATCGGCGCCGCTTACCGCGAGCTTTTCCTGGCCGCCGGCGGCGGCGCGCTGGGCCTCTTTACCGCCATCTCGCGGCTGCGCCAGGTGCACCAGCGCCTGGCCGAGCCCCTCGACCGGGCCGGCCTGGCGCTCTATGCCCAGCACGTCGACGAGATCGATACCTCGACGCTGGTCGACATCTTCCGGGCCGAGACCGATTCCTGCCTGCTGGGCACCGACGCCGTGCGCGACGGCGTCGACGTACCGGGCCGCAGCCTGAGAATGATCGTTTTCGACCGCGTGCCCTGGCCCCGGCCCGACATCCTGCACAAGGCGCGGCGAACCGCCTTCGGCGGCAACCGCTACGACGACATGCTGACGCGGCTGAGGCTGAAGCAGGCCTTCGGCCGGCTGTTGCGCCGGGCCGGCGACCGCGGCGTCTTCGTCATGCTGGATAGCCGGCTGCCGACGCGCCTGACCAGCGCTTTCCCCGAAAGCGTC